The genomic segment TGGCAGGTTTGGAATTTGGCTGCTGGAATTTAGATTTTATCAGGTTCCTTCCGCCTATTTATACCTTGGATGGTAACTGATGATCGTGTCCCGCAGATACCTGCGGTCGAGGTGGGTATAGATCTCGGTCGTCGTGATGGATTCGTGCCCCAGCATCTCCTGCACGGCCCGCAGATCAGCTCCCCTTTCCACCAGGTGGGTGGCAAAGGAATGGCGCAGGGTGTGGGGACTGATGGTCTTCTGAATTCCGCATTTCGCCGCCAGGTCCTTGATGATCTTGAAGACCATGACCCTCGACAGTTTGCCGCCCCGCTTGTTCAGAAACAGGATATCTTTCGCTTCTTTCACCACCGTTTGATGGCGGCGGGTCTCTTCCTGGTAGATCGCAATGAACTTGATGGCCGACTGCCCGATGGGGATCAGCCTTTCCTTGTCGCCCTTCCCTGTGACACGGATAAATCCCTCGTTGAAGTAAAGGTCAGTGATGCGGAGGTTGACCGATTCGGAGACCCGCAATCCGCAGGCGTACATCGTCTCAATCAGTGCTTTGTTGCGGTGGCCGGCCGGTTTGCTCATATCAATGGCCTCGATCATCCGGTCGATCTCCTCCACCGTAAGTGTTTCGGGAAGCTTGCGCCCGATCTTTGGCGATTCGATCAGTTCGGTGGGATCTTTTGCGATTGCGTTCTCCAGAAGCAGGTATTTGTAAAATCCTTTGAGGCCCGACAGGATCCGTGCCTGACTCCTGGCTTCCAACCCTATTTCATTGATCTGGTTCAGAAAATCTTTCAAATGGTCGTTGGTGACCTGTGCTGGTGAAACATCGGCAGCGACAAAACCGATATAGTGCTGCAGCTTTTCAATGTCGTGCAGATACGCTTCCACCGAATTTTTTGAAAGCGACTTTTCCAGCTGCAGGTACGCCTTGTATCCTTTGATATACGATTCCCAGGATCCCATGGCGTAAAAGTACGACAAAGTGCTTAATAGTCATTTGTAGTTATTTGCCCGGCGCTTCGCGCTTCGCGTTATTCATAGTCATTAGCTTGAGGCTTGAAGTTTGTAGCGAAAAAGTTATTCTGTAAATTTTGATATTTCAAGTAAAATATATAATTTTGCCGCTCCAAAAAAAAGCTGAAAAATGGCGAAGAAGTCAAAAGATGCCCGCATCCAGGTGATCATGGAATGCACCGAGCATAAGAACAGTGGTCTGCCTGGAACGTCAAGGTACATTACGACCAAGAACAAAAAGAACACACCCGAGCGGCTGGAACTGAAAAAGTACAATCCCATTCTCAAGCGGGTAACCGTACATAAGGAAATTAAATAAGCGAAGCCATGGCAAAGAAAGTTGTTGCAACACTGAAAACATCCACCGGCAAGGATTTTGCCAGGGTGATCCGGATGGTGAAATCTCCCAAGTCGGGCGCATATAGTTTTAAGGAAAGCATTGTCCCCAACGACCAGGTAAAGGAATTCCTTTCAGAGAAATGATCCATCCCTGCTCCGGGAACCTGAAAAGCTTTTTCTGACGCAGAAGGAGCTTTTTTTTTTACCTCTCTTCAGCCCCTCCCCTTAAGGGGAGGGGATAGGGGTGGGGTCATGAATAACGGTATATAAATTCATCATGGGTATTTTCTCCATTTTCAATAAGGAAAAAAAACAGCAACTCGACCAGGGTCTATCCAAGACCAAGGAAAGCGTCTTTTCCAGGATATCCAAGGCGATCGTGGGCAAATCCAAGGTGGATGACGATGTGCTGGACAACCTGGAAGAGATCCTGGTAACATCCGATGTGGGAGTGGATACCACGCTGCGGATCATCGACAGGATCCAGGATCGGATCGCACGGGATAAGTATGTCGGCACCGCTGAGCTGAACACGATCCTGAAGGAGGAAGTCGCCGGACTTTTGGCAGAGAACGAGTCGCGGCGGTTTACGGATTTTTCCATTCCATCCGCCGACCTACCCTATGTCATCCTGGTGGTGGGGGTCAATGGTGTCGGGAAAACGACAACCATCGGTAAGCTGGCCTACCAGTACAAAAAGAGCGGTTACAAGGTGTTGCTGGGCGCAGCCGATACTTACCGTGCTGCAGCCATCGACCAGCTCAGGATCTGGTCAGAAAGGGTAGGGGTGCCGATGGTTAGCCAGCAGATGGGCTCCGACCCGGCATCTGTAGCCTTCGACACCCTTTCGTCGGCCGTTGCGCAGCAGAAAGAGGTGGTGATCATCGATACGGCCGGCAGGCTGCACAACAAGGCACACCTGATGAACGAGCTGGGCAAGATCAAGCGCGTGATGCAGAAAGTGGTCGCCACGGCCCCCCAGGAAGTCCTGCTGATCCTGGATGCGTCCACGGGACAGAATGCTTATGAACAGGCCAGGCAGTTCACGGAGGTCACGGATGTCAATGCACTGGCTATCACTAAGCTCGACGGAACCGCCAAAGGTGGCGTGGTCATCGGCATCTCAGATCAGTTCAGGGTTCCGGTGAAATATATCGGCATCGGGGAGCAGCTGGAGGATCTGCAGATCTTTAACCGGGAAGAGTTTGTAGATTCGCTGTTTAAATAGGCTCATGTTGCAGGGCTCAGAGCACAGGATTGAGATCCCCGCATACGCGGGGATGACGCAGTTAATTTGTAGAGAGAAAAGGCAGGGCTATAAAGTGCTTGTACTTTAAAGCCCTGCCTTTTGTTTTACATCCTGGAACCGTCATCTCCGCGAAAGCGGAGACCCACTCTCAGCCAGTTGCCTAAAGTACGCCATAAACTCCGGATTCAGCAGCCTCTCCTTATTATCTTCCAATACCGCGTCCCGCCTGCCGCTTCCTGCAACCTTAAGACCCGGAGACCCGAGAACCTGAAGACCATCCTACCGGCTCCCATACGTAATAAAACCCGGATTTAATAGATTCTGCTTATTATAGAGCATGTATTTTCCGCTCCCTGCCTCACAGACCCGTCCGCCCGCCGCCTCAACGATCGCCTGTCCCGCACCGGTATCCCACTCGCAAGTCGGACCAAACCGTGGATAGACATCGGCGGAGCCTTCGGCTATCAGGCAGAATTTCAGCGAGCTTCCTCCTGATTTTATTTCAATTTCACCGTGTTCCCTTCGCAGAGCTTCAAGGAATGTCTGAGTCTTTTCGTTCGAGTGGGAGCGGCTGGCAACTGTAGTGAATTTTTTACCGGGCTGCACCAGTGGCAGCGCTTCAGCTTGCTGTTGAAAATGGTCCAGGTCAAATCCGGCAGGCGCTCCGGACGCATTCGTCATCCTGTAACTTCCTTTGCCTGCAATGCCAGCGTAAAGGAGGTCCGGCACGGGGGCGAAGATAAGGCCTGCAACAGGATTCTGTTGGTGAATCAGCGCAATGTTTACGGTGAACTCCCCGTTCCGGCTGATGAATTCCTTTGTGCCGTCGAGTGGATCGACCAGCCAGAAAAGTTCCCAGTTTTTTCTGGTCCCATAAGGGATCTCTTTCCCTTCCTCGCTCAGGACCGGAAGGTCGGTCCGCCGGAGATGATCCGTGATGATTTGATGTGATCTGCGGTCTGCCAGGGTGAGCGGGCTGCAATCGGCTTTCATCTCCACCTGGAAGTCACCTTGCCGGTAGATGTCAAGGATGGCCGCCCCTGCCTTCAGGGTGGCAGTCAGGGCGACATTGAGGTATTTAATGTATGACTTATCCATTCGTCTTGATGTACCCCTCCCCTGCCAGCAGGGGAGGGGACGGGGGTGGGGTATGAAAAGTACAACAAAATCGGGGCTTTAGCCCTGGGCTTTTTCCCCCTTCAATCGCTCCTCCAGCGCGAAAACCTCATCCCTGTATTTGGCTGCGGCGATGAAATCCAGTTCCTTCACCGCGGCTTCCATCGATTTGCGGGCCTTGTCAATGGCCTTCCGGATCTGGCCTTCATCCATATAGCTGATGACCGGATCGGCGGCAGCATCCGCATATTCCTTTTCGACATAAGCCCTGGATAATTTCCCGCTCACATCCATTACGGCAGTCTGGCCAAGGATGGATTGGGTGGATTTAACGATCTGCCGCGGTGTGATATGGTTCTCCTCGTTGTATCTCAGCTGCTTTTCGCGTCTGCGTTCGGTTTCTTCGATGGTTTTTTTCATCGAGTCGGTCACCGTATCTGCATACATGATGACCCTGCTGTTCAGGTGACGTGCTGCCCTTCCTGCCGTTTGGGTCAGGGATCGGGCCGACCGCAGGAATCCTTCCTTGTCGGCATCCAGGATGGCCACCAGCGACACCTCAGGGAGATCCAGTCCTTCGCGCAGCAGATTCACGCCCACCAGCACATCAAAGGCCCCCAGGCGCAGGTCACGCATGATCTCCACCCTGTCGAGGGTTTGGACTTCGGAGTGGATATACCTGCATTTGATGTTCATCTTCAGGAGGTATTTGGTCAGCTCCTCGGCCATTCGTTTGGTCAGGGTGGTCACCAACACGCGGTCACCCTGCCTGATGGTCAGGTCGATCTCTTCCAACAGGTCGTCGATCTGGTTGAGGCTGGGACGGATCTCAATGGTTGGGTCAAGCAACCCGGTTGGACGGATCAGTTGTTCAACCAGAACGCCCTCGCTCATATTGAGTTCATAATCCGAGGGTGTCGCTGAGACAAAGATCACCTGGCTCAGGAGGGCCTCAAACTCATCGAATTTCAGGGGCCGGTTGTCCATGGCCGACGGCAGACGGAAGCCATATTCCACAAGGGCCTGTTTTCTGCTGCGATCGCCGCCATACATGGCTCTGATCTGCGGAATGGTGGCGTGGCTTTCGTCAATGACCACCAGGAAATCGTCGGGGAAATAATCCAGAAGGCAGAATGGGCGGGTTCCCGGCTCGCGCCCGTCAAAGTACCGCGAATAGTTCTCGATACCTGAGCAGTACCCCAGTTCCCGCATCATTTCAATATCATAGGTGACCCTGTCTTCCAGCCGCTTGGCTTCAAGGGGCCGGCCATTTTCCCTGAAGTAGTCCGCCTGCCTGAACAGATCCTGCTGGATTTCAAAAAGGGCCTCCTTCATTTTTTCCTTGGAGGTGATGAAGATATTGGCAGGGAACACGGTCTTGCTTTCAAAGCTGTCGATCCCCTGCCCTGTCACCGGATTGAACGATTCGATGGCTTCGATCTCGTCGCCCCAGAATACCACCCGGAACGCGTAATCCGCGTAGGCGGGAAAGATGTCGACCGTATCGCCCTTTACCCGGAAGGTGCCCCTGTGGAAATCCACCTCGGTGCGTGCGTACAGCGCATCGACCAGGTTGTGCAGGAACCGGTTTCGTTCTGTTTTTTCACCAACCTGGATGTAGATGACATTGGACGAAAAGTCATCCGGATTGCCGATGCCATAGATGCAGGAAACGGACGACACCACGATGACATCCCTGCGTCCCGAAAGGAGGGAGGATGAGGCGCTCAGGCGCAGTTTCTCGATTTCGTCGTTGATGGAGAGGTCTTTCTCGATGTAGGTGTTCGTAACGGGAAGGTAAGCTTCAGGCTGGTAATAGTCGTAGTACGAAACGAAATACTCTACTGCATTATCCGGGAAGAACTGTTTGAATTCACCGTAAAGCTGCGCCGCGAGGGTTTTGTTATGGCTGAGGATCAACGTGGGCCGCTGGATCCTGGCGATGACATTGGCGATGGTGAATGTTTTCCCTGAACCGGTCACACCGAGCAGTGTCTGAAAGGGATCTCCGCGCTCAAGCCCCTCTAAAAGCTGCTGTATGGCCTCAGGCTGATCGCCGGTGGGATCAAATTCGGAAGTCAGACGGAATAGCATAAGGCAAAATTAGCTTATTTGCCGGAACGATTTCCCTCAGGGATAAAAACCCGAACGGAAATGGGAAAATGGTCCGAAATGGAAAATTTTTCCGTTTTATAACCACAGCAGGAAAATGACCTGTCGGTGATGATGAAGTCGATCCGCAGGGGTATGAGGATGGAATTCCGGAACGTTCGGGCAAATCCCTGCCCGCATTCGCAGAACATGTCTTTCATTCCCTTTTTGATCTGCCTGTATGTATAGGAGGTTGGCGTGACATTGAGGTCACCGCATAACAGGATCGGATAGGGACAAAGGTCCATATGGTCCCTCAAAAGCCCGACCTGTCCTACTTTTCTCTGAAAGGCCTCTCTCATCTTTTTTAAAAGGGTGACGGATCGCTTCCTGATATTCTGGTCAGTCCGGCCGGGTGTCGTGATGTCTTTTACGAGGTCATAATCTTCACGCTGAAAATGGACCGACTCAAGGTGGACGTTGTAGATCCGTACGGTATCCCTTTCGATCAGGATGTCGGTATAGATGGAAAAAGCCTTGTTCCTGTTATCGCGCAGGGTTCCGGTGTTTAAGACCGGATAGCGCGAGTAGGTGATCAATCCGTTTGTTTTTTTGGGATTGCTTTTATAATAGTTGCACAGGTAATGGTAAGGCAGTTCCATGCGTTTGCCGAGCGCCTTGATCTCATCCAGGTGACCTGCTCCTGTTGTCGTAAATTCCTGAAGACACACCAGCTGGGCATCGGCCAGGTCCAGAAAATCATAAATGGCCACCTTGGAAGGATTGTCGGATGCGGGAAGTGGATTCTCCGTCAGGTTATGGGTGTTGAAAGACAGTATTTTAACTTCCGACCTGACCGGGTCAACCGTGCATTTATGCTCGAACCGGACATAGAGTGCGTGTTGCGGGATTCCGGCAAGGAGGGTGATCAGTGAGATCAGAAGCTGCCATTTTCCTGCGATCATCCAGATCAGAACAAAAAGTCCATTGAGCAGTGCCAGGTAGGGGAAAGCCAGTCCGAAAAAGGCAGGGACCCATAATTTCTCAGGATTGATGAAGGGAGCTGCGTATGCGACCAGTAAAGCAAGAACAAGAACCAGATTGATGGAGAGGAGAAGTCCTTTCAGCACTCCCTTTTTTTTATGCTGTTTTTTTTGCCTGGTCACTGATCTTTATTGCTTGCCTTGAAAAGAAGTTCTTTTTCTTCCCTGGAGAGGCTATCGTATCCTGAACGGGAAATCTTTTCCAAAATTATGTCGATCCTTTTTTGTTTTTCCGCGCGCATACGGTTGTATTCCTCATCGGTCACCGGCCTACCGCCTCCTGCCTCCTGCCTCCCGCTTCCCGTCTTTTTATGGTAATACGTTACTCTTGGTCCCCTCCTGAACCACCTTGTCATGTTCCTTATCCCGTACCAGTTGATCAGGAGGGGATTCGGATGTCCTTTTTTGAGGAGGATGATGGAAAGATAGCCCCAGAATGCTCCTCCGAGATGGGCAATATGCCCGCCGGGATTGCCCCGGTTGATGCTCAGTATATCCAGCACGACAAAAAGGATGGCGATGTATCTGAGCTTTATCCTTCCAAGAAGCAATAAGTTGACACTGTAGTCTGGCACAAAGGTGGCGATGGCAATTAAAATGGCAAGGACCGATGCGGAGGATCCCAATGCCACCGAGAGAACAACGCTGTCGCGGAAAACCGGAAAGATGTTGAAGGCCGCAATGTAAAATAAGGCTCCGACGAGGCCGCCCCAGACATAGGTGTTCACGAGCCGTTTTTCGTCAAGGTATTCCAGAAAGATACGGCCTCCGAAATAAAGCATCACCATGTTCAGGAGGATGTGCATGAAGTTTTCCTGCGTGAACATATAGGTGAAGAGGGTCCACGGTTTCTGCAGCAGGGCATCCAGGTGCGAGGGAACGGCCAGCCAGCGCGTGATCCGTGTTGCCCCGGTGATCCCTTCCATTTCAACGGTTATGGTGAACAGCCATAGAAAAAGGTTGACCAGGTTCACCGCAATGAAAACCACAACATTGATGATGATCAGGGTCGACAGTGCGGACCTTCTTTTAAAGAAGGTCCTGATCGAATCAAAGGGGGAAGAATAAGGAGCAGGCATGGTTTTTATCGGTACCGGATACGTTTGTTCCAATATTTGATCAGGAAAAATCCGAAGACCATTCCACCCAGGTGGGCAAAATGTGCCACATTGTCACCTGGATTATTGGCAATGCCGAGATAGATTTCCAGTGCTCCGTAAGCCATCACGAAATACTTTGCCTTGACGGGTATGGCGAAAAAGACGTAGAGGAGGGAATTGGGAAACATCATGCCGAAAGCCAGAAGAACCCCGAAAATGGCACCGGACGCGCCAACGGTGGGAATGTCCATTTTCAACTGGATCAGTTCGTGAATGTATTGGATGGAATTCTGGACCATTGCGCCATCAGCAGGGTTCGCATTCCAGGACGAAACAAATCCGCTGATCTGATTGTAGTAGAGCGGAAAGTGCTCATTGACAAAAGCAACAAATGCGTCTGGCCCCGGTGACACTAAATAGTTGCTGACATCCCGGTCAATTCCGTTGAATCCAAGCCAGGTGACGAAGGTCTGAATCAGCGCAGCTCCAATGCCTGTCACCATGTAATAGGTGAGAAAGCGCTTTCCTCCCCAGACATTTTCAAGCACGTTGCCAAACATCCACAGGGCAAACATATTAAAGAAAATATGCGAAAATCCCCCGTGCATGAACATGTAACTGATGAACTGAAAGGGATTGAACTTTTCCGACTGAACATAATGGAGGCCAAGATAATCGACCAGATTGATGTCGAAGGCATAACCCACGGCGTAGGTGCCCATGAACATCAGCACATTGATGATGATCAGGTTCTTTACGACGGGCGGCAGGACTCTGAAACCCGTTGGCCGGTATTGTTCGTATGCCATAGCGTTCGGTCTCTCTTATTTGAATCGCCGGGAGAGCTCATCAAAGCTCAGTGTGATGTAGGTCTTTTTCCCGTCAGGTCCTATCTCCGGTACATCACAGGCAAACAACTCGTCGATCAGATTGTTCATTTCTTCCTTTGAAAGTTTTTTCCCTGCCCTCACTGCCTGCTGCCGTGATAAGGAGCGAGCAAAATTAATCTTTTTATCCTGTACCAGGTCGTCTTTATTTTTTTTGAAATTTTCCAGTACGGCTTCAATCAGCTCTTCTATGTTCTGACTTCCCATGCCTGCCGGTACGCCGGTGATCACGAACATGTTCCTTCCAAACTCGCTGATCTCAAAGCCAATATGCCGGATCTCGGCCAGGAGGGAATGGATCAACTCAAAGTCCTGGGGTGACAGGTGCAGGGTTTGGGGATACAGAAGTTGCTGGGATACAGCTTTTTGCTGAGAAAAGAGGTACAGGTAACGCTCAAAAAGAATCCGTTCGTGAGCTACCTGCTGGTCCATGACCAGCAGACCGGATTTTATGCTGCTTACGATGAACTGGTCCTGAATCTGCAACGTCCTTCTGATGTCGTCGGTTTCCTGGTCCTGCTGCTGATAGAGCTGCTCCCAGTTACGTGTGTCCTGCTTTTGAAAAGTGCCCGGTGCCGTTTCGGCCGGCGATGGCCTGTTAAAAGGATTATAATCCGGGTTGATGGTGATCCCGGGTTGTTTGATCGCACCTCCGGATGGTGCGGAGGTAAACGGCAGGCTTTGTTCTTGTTCAAAATCGAGTGATGGTGTGAGGTTATGGATGCCCAGTGCTTTTTTGACTGCAGCCTTCAAAACGGAATAGATCACCTGCTGGTGCAGGAAATTGACCTCGATCTTGGTGGGGTGGATGTTCACATCAATGGTCTCCGGAGCAACTTCCAGCATTATGAAATACGAAGGGAATGATTCATCGGGGATCAGTTCCGCGTAGGCTTCATCAACGGCGTGATGAAGATAGGGGTGCCGGATATAGCGGCGGTTGACGAAAAAGTACTGTTCTCCCCGGGTTTTCCTGGCAAACTGCGGCTTCCCGATGAAGCCCCCGATCCGGATCAGTTCGGTGTCTTCCTTCACCGGCACAAGGCGTTCATTGTAAGGGGACCCAAAAATGTTGACCAGCCTGGTTTTGAGGTTGGAAACCGGCAACCTGTAGGTGATCCTGTTATCCTGATAGAAAGAAAGGATGATTTCCGGGTGTGCGATGGCAGCGCGCTGAAATTCCTCCATCAGGTTCCTCAGCTCCACTGCATCTGATTTCAGGAATTTTCGCCGGGCCGGTACATTAAAGAACAGGTTCTTCACCGCGACGGAGGTGCCGTTGCCCATCGCGCACAGGGCCTGTTCCTTCACGCGGGACCCTTCGATCAGGATGCAGGTTCCGGTTTCGTCTTCCACCCGCTTGGTCTTCAGTTCCACCTGGGCGACTGCGGCGATGGAGGCCAGGGCTTCACCCCGGAATCCCATGGTCCGAATGGCAAACAGGTCATTCGCATCCCGGATCTTCGAAGTGGCGTGCCGTTCAAAGCACATTCGGGCATCCGTGGGACTCATTCCGCACCCGTTATCGGTCACCTGTATCAGTGTCCGGCCCGAATCACGGATGATGACCTGAATGTCCGTCGCGCCGGCATCAATGCTGTTTTCAAGGATTTCTTTCAGGGCCGATGACGGTCGCTGGATGACTTCCCCTGCTGCAATCTGGTTGGCAACGCCGTCGGGTAGCAGTTGAATGATATCGGGCATTATTTCCGGATGAAAAGGAGATAAATCAACAGGAAGGCAAGCAGGATGAAGAAGATCAGCCGCTGGGAACTGGCCTTCCTTTTTGTTTCCCTTCGGTCATTTCTCCATTTTTGCTGCATCTGAGACCTCAGCCTTGATTCCGCATCACCCGTGCCCGATAGTCCCAGCGCTCTTTTGCGCTGCTCAAGTTCTTCTTTCTTCGGATCATAGTACCTTGGCTTGAACTCGAATTGCTTTGGTTTTGGGGTATGGAAGAATGTAAAAGCCATAGGTCAGCCTTTTGCCAGTGCAGGAAACCGTTGTCCCAAAAGGTAAAGGCTTCCGAACAGGATCGTGTTGTAGAAAAGGCTGCCGGCCACTTCATTCAAAAAGAATGAAATACCGTAACTGCCGTTATTGAAGAAGGCCAGTCCGGCAACGTAGCATTGAATCAGTCCGGCAAACGTATCCGGGTAGAAGGGGCTTGCAAGCCAGGCGCCGAAGTTGGTTACAAGAAAGAACAGCACGGAGGAAAGCAGCGAAGCACCGGCAATGTTCAGGACGGTGACATTTCTCCTTAACAGAAGTCCGATCCCAACGGTGACCGTAAATCCAGCGTAGACCCATCCCATTACCGGATGGAATCCAAGGATCAGATCACTGATGAACAACGCTGTGAGCGGCACCAGGAAAGCAAGGTATTTCTTATGGAGATACGTTCCTCCGAAAAGGGCGATGGCCGCCACAGGCGTGAAGTTGGGCCAGTGAGGGACCAGACGGAACAGGGCCGCTGCCAGAATGATGCCTGCGATGACTGCCAACCGGGTGGTGAAGATCTTTTTGAACATACGTTTTCTGTTTTTTTGAATGAACAAATATAGGAATCATTTACGATATCGTGATGCCTGCCCGTGAATTAAAAATTCACCGTTCAGGTTTAATGACTATTTTTGATCCCCAACATTTATGGATATGAATCGAACGGCCCTCCTTGCAATTTTTGTACCCTTATTTTTTTCCTGCAACGAAATGAAGAAAGAAGCTGACCTGATCCTGCATAACGCAACCCTGTACACGGTTGATTCGGCATTCTCGACCGCTGAAAGCATTGCCATCCGAAACGGAAAGGTGCTGGCCACTGGATCGAACCGTGAAATCCTGGATCAGTATGTTTCGGTCAACCAGGCCGATATGACCGGAAAGTTCATCTATCCGGGCTTTATCGATGCACACTGCCATT from the Bacteroidales bacterium genome contains:
- a CDS encoding rhomboid family intramembrane serine protease, whose protein sequence is MAYEQYRPTGFRVLPPVVKNLIIINVLMFMGTYAVGYAFDINLVDYLGLHYVQSEKFNPFQFISYMFMHGGFSHIFFNMFALWMFGNVLENVWGGKRFLTYYMVTGIGAALIQTFVTWLGFNGIDRDVSNYLVSPGPDAFVAFVNEHFPLYYNQISGFVSSWNANPADGAMVQNSIQYIHELIQLKMDIPTVGASGAIFGVLLAFGMMFPNSLLYVFFAIPVKAKYFVMAYGALEIYLGIANNPGDNVAHFAHLGGMVFGFFLIKYWNKRIRYR
- a CDS encoding rhomboid family intramembrane serine protease, with product MPAPYSSPFDSIRTFFKRRSALSTLIIINVVVFIAVNLVNLFLWLFTITVEMEGITGATRITRWLAVPSHLDALLQKPWTLFTYMFTQENFMHILLNMVMLYFGGRIFLEYLDEKRLVNTYVWGGLVGALFYIAAFNIFPVFRDSVVLSVALGSSASVLAILIAIATFVPDYSVNLLLLGRIKLRYIAILFVVLDILSINRGNPGGHIAHLGGAFWGYLSIILLKKGHPNPLLINWYGIRNMTRWFRRGPRVTYYHKKTGSGRQEAGGGRPVTDEEYNRMRAEKQKRIDIILEKISRSGYDSLSREEKELLFKASNKDQ
- the cysQ gene encoding 3'(2'),5'-bisphosphate nucleotidase CysQ, which produces MDKSYIKYLNVALTATLKAGAAILDIYRQGDFQVEMKADCSPLTLADRRSHQIITDHLRRTDLPVLSEEGKEIPYGTRKNWELFWLVDPLDGTKEFISRNGEFTVNIALIHQQNPVAGLIFAPVPDLLYAGIAGKGSYRMTNASGAPAGFDLDHFQQQAEALPLVQPGKKFTTVASRSHSNEKTQTFLEALRREHGEIEIKSGGSSLKFCLIAEGSADVYPRFGPTCEWDTGAGQAIVEAAGGRVCEAGSGKYMLYNKQNLLNPGFITYGSR
- the mutL gene encoding DNA mismatch repair endonuclease MutL, with protein sequence MPDIIQLLPDGVANQIAAGEVIQRPSSALKEILENSIDAGATDIQVIIRDSGRTLIQVTDNGCGMSPTDARMCFERHATSKIRDANDLFAIRTMGFRGEALASIAAVAQVELKTKRVEDETGTCILIEGSRVKEQALCAMGNGTSVAVKNLFFNVPARRKFLKSDAVELRNLMEEFQRAAIAHPEIILSFYQDNRITYRLPVSNLKTRLVNIFGSPYNERLVPVKEDTELIRIGGFIGKPQFARKTRGEQYFFVNRRYIRHPYLHHAVDEAYAELIPDESFPSYFIMLEVAPETIDVNIHPTKIEVNFLHQQVIYSVLKAAVKKALGIHNLTPSLDFEQEQSLPFTSAPSGGAIKQPGITINPDYNPFNRPSPAETAPGTFQKQDTRNWEQLYQQQDQETDDIRRTLQIQDQFIVSSIKSGLLVMDQQVAHERILFERYLYLFSQQKAVSQQLLYPQTLHLSPQDFELIHSLLAEIRHIGFEISEFGRNMFVITGVPAGMGSQNIEELIEAVLENFKKNKDDLVQDKKINFARSLSRQQAVRAGKKLSKEEMNNLIDELFACDVPEIGPDGKKTYITLSFDELSRRFK
- a CDS encoding DUF4295 domain-containing protein, with translation MAKKVVATLKTSTGKDFARVIRMVKSPKSGAYSFKESIVPNDQVKEFLSEK
- a CDS encoding endonuclease/exonuclease/phosphatase family protein, with the protein product MTRQKKQHKKKGVLKGLLLSINLVLVLALLVAYAAPFINPEKLWVPAFFGLAFPYLALLNGLFVLIWMIAGKWQLLISLITLLAGIPQHALYVRFEHKCTVDPVRSEVKILSFNTHNLTENPLPASDNPSKVAIYDFLDLADAQLVCLQEFTTTGAGHLDEIKALGKRMELPYHYLCNYYKSNPKKTNGLITYSRYPVLNTGTLRDNRNKAFSIYTDILIERDTVRIYNVHLESVHFQREDYDLVKDITTPGRTDQNIRKRSVTLLKKMREAFQRKVGQVGLLRDHMDLCPYPILLCGDLNVTPTSYTYRQIKKGMKDMFCECGQGFARTFRNSILIPLRIDFIITDRSFSCCGYKTEKFSISDHFPISVRVFIPEGNRSGK
- the rpmG gene encoding 50S ribosomal protein L33, producing MAKKSKDARIQVIMECTEHKNSGLPGTSRYITTKNKKNTPERLELKKYNPILKRVTVHKEIK
- the xerD gene encoding site-specific tyrosine recombinase XerD, translating into MGSWESYIKGYKAYLQLEKSLSKNSVEAYLHDIEKLQHYIGFVAADVSPAQVTNDHLKDFLNQINEIGLEARSQARILSGLKGFYKYLLLENAIAKDPTELIESPKIGRKLPETLTVEEIDRMIEAIDMSKPAGHRNKALIETMYACGLRVSESVNLRITDLYFNEGFIRVTGKGDKERLIPIGQSAIKFIAIYQEETRRHQTVVKEAKDILFLNKRGGKLSRVMVFKIIKDLAAKCGIQKTISPHTLRHSFATHLVERGADLRAVQEMLGHESITTTEIYTHLDRRYLRDTIISYHPRYK
- the uvrB gene encoding excinuclease ABC subunit UvrB, with the protein product MLFRLTSEFDPTGDQPEAIQQLLEGLERGDPFQTLLGVTGSGKTFTIANVIARIQRPTLILSHNKTLAAQLYGEFKQFFPDNAVEYFVSYYDYYQPEAYLPVTNTYIEKDLSINDEIEKLRLSASSSLLSGRRDVIVVSSVSCIYGIGNPDDFSSNVIYIQVGEKTERNRFLHNLVDALYARTEVDFHRGTFRVKGDTVDIFPAYADYAFRVVFWGDEIEAIESFNPVTGQGIDSFESKTVFPANIFITSKEKMKEALFEIQQDLFRQADYFRENGRPLEAKRLEDRVTYDIEMMRELGYCSGIENYSRYFDGREPGTRPFCLLDYFPDDFLVVIDESHATIPQIRAMYGGDRSRKQALVEYGFRLPSAMDNRPLKFDEFEALLSQVIFVSATPSDYELNMSEGVLVEQLIRPTGLLDPTIEIRPSLNQIDDLLEEIDLTIRQGDRVLVTTLTKRMAEELTKYLLKMNIKCRYIHSEVQTLDRVEIMRDLRLGAFDVLVGVNLLREGLDLPEVSLVAILDADKEGFLRSARSLTQTAGRAARHLNSRVIMYADTVTDSMKKTIEETERRREKQLRYNEENHITPRQIVKSTQSILGQTAVMDVSGKLSRAYVEKEYADAAADPVISYMDEGQIRKAIDKARKSMEAAVKELDFIAAAKYRDEVFALEERLKGEKAQG
- the ftsY gene encoding signal recognition particle-docking protein FtsY codes for the protein MGIFSIFNKEKKQQLDQGLSKTKESVFSRISKAIVGKSKVDDDVLDNLEEILVTSDVGVDTTLRIIDRIQDRIARDKYVGTAELNTILKEEVAGLLAENESRRFTDFSIPSADLPYVILVVGVNGVGKTTTIGKLAYQYKKSGYKVLLGAADTYRAAAIDQLRIWSERVGVPMVSQQMGSDPASVAFDTLSSAVAQQKEVVIIDTAGRLHNKAHLMNELGKIKRVMQKVVATAPQEVLLILDASTGQNAYEQARQFTEVTDVNALAITKLDGTAKGGVVIGISDQFRVPVKYIGIGEQLEDLQIFNREEFVDSLFK